A DNA window from Jaculus jaculus isolate mJacJac1 chromosome 1, mJacJac1.mat.Y.cur, whole genome shotgun sequence contains the following coding sequences:
- the LOC101604442 gene encoding left-right determination factor 1 isoform X2: MRPLWLCWALWAMPLASPEAALSGEQVLDSLLKQLQLDQPPVLDGDAAEGLAIPAHVRAQYVALLQHSHADHSRGKRFSQNFREVAGRFLVSEASTHLHERPTPRSARARVTIEWLRVRDDGSNRTALIDSRLVSIHESGWKAFDVTEAVNFWQQLSRPRQPLLLQVSVQREHLGPGASGAHRLVRFGAQGARGEPQLELHTLDLKDYGAQGNCDPEAPVTEGTRCCRQETYLDLQGMTWAENWVLEPPGFLTYECVGSCLQPPEALTFKWPFLGPRQCIASETASLPMIVRMKEGGRTRAQVVSLPNMRVQKCSCASDGALVPRGLEPWA, encoded by the exons ATGCGACCCCTGTGGCTCTGCTGGGCACTCTGGGCGATGCCCCTGGCCAGCCCCGAGGCAGCTTTGTCTGGAGAGCAGGTCCTGGACAGCCTGTTGAAGCAGCTGCAGCTGGACCAGCCACCCGTCCTGGACGGGGACGCTGCGGAGGGACTGGCCATCCCTGCCCACGTGCGGGCCCAGTACGTGGCCCTGCTGCAACACAGCCACGCTGATCACTCCCGTGGGAAGAGGTTCAGCCAGAACTTCCGAG AGGTGGCGGGCAGGTTCCTGGTGTCCGAGGCTTCCACGCATCT GCACGAGCGGCCCACCCCGCGCAGCGCCCGCGCCCGGGTCACCATCGAGTGGCTGCGCGTCCGCGACGACGGCTCCAACCGCACCGCCCTCATCGACTCCAG GCTGGTGTCCATCCACGAGAGCGGCTGGAAAGCCTTCGACGTGACCGAGGCCGTGAACTTCTGGCAGCAGCTGAGCCGGCCGCGGCAGCCGCTGCTGCTGCAGGTGTCGGTGCAGCGGGAGCACCTGGGCCCCGGGGCCTCGGGCGCGCACAGGCTGGTGCGCTTCGGGGCGCAGGGGGCGCGGGGCGAGCCTCAGCTGGAGCTGCACACGCTGGACCTCAAGGACTATGG AGCTCAAGGCAACTGTGACCCTGAGGCACCTGTGACAGAGGGCACCCGCTGCTGCCGGCAGGAGACCTACCTGGACCTGCAGGGGATGACCTGGGCTGAGAACTGGGTGCTGGAGCCCCCAGGGTTCCTGACCTATGAGTGCGTGGGCAGCTGCCTACAGCCGCCTGAGGCCCTGACCTTCAAGTGGCCGTTTCTGGGGCCCCGACAGTGCATTGCCTCAGAGACAGCCTCGCTGCCCATGATCGTCAGGatgaaggagggaggcaggaccAGGGCCCAGGTGGTCAGCCTCCCCAACATGAGGGTGCAGAAGTGCAGCTGTGCCTCGGATGGGGCACTGGTCCCAAGGGGGCTGGAGCCCTGGGCCTGA
- the LOC101604442 gene encoding left-right determination factor 1 isoform X1, which produces MRPLWLCWALWAMPLASPEAALSGEQVLDSLLKQLQLDQPPVLDGDAAEGLAIPAHVRAQYVALLQHSHADHSRGKRFSQNFREVAGRFLVSEASTHLLVFGMEQRLPPNSELVQAVLRLFQEPLPRAALRRHERPTPRSARARVTIEWLRVRDDGSNRTALIDSRLVSIHESGWKAFDVTEAVNFWQQLSRPRQPLLLQVSVQREHLGPGASGAHRLVRFGAQGARGEPQLELHTLDLKDYGAQGNCDPEAPVTEGTRCCRQETYLDLQGMTWAENWVLEPPGFLTYECVGSCLQPPEALTFKWPFLGPRQCIASETASLPMIVRMKEGGRTRAQVVSLPNMRVQKCSCASDGALVPRGLEPWA; this is translated from the exons ATGCGACCCCTGTGGCTCTGCTGGGCACTCTGGGCGATGCCCCTGGCCAGCCCCGAGGCAGCTTTGTCTGGAGAGCAGGTCCTGGACAGCCTGTTGAAGCAGCTGCAGCTGGACCAGCCACCCGTCCTGGACGGGGACGCTGCGGAGGGACTGGCCATCCCTGCCCACGTGCGGGCCCAGTACGTGGCCCTGCTGCAACACAGCCACGCTGATCACTCCCGTGGGAAGAGGTTCAGCCAGAACTTCCGAG AGGTGGCGGGCAGGTTCCTGGTGTCCGAGGCTTCCACGCATCTGCTGGTGTTCGGCATGGAGCAGCGGCTGCCCCCCAACAGCGAGCTGGTGCAGGCCGTGCTGCGCCTCTTCCAGGAGCCGCTTCCCAGAGCCGCGCTCCGCAGGCACGAGCGGCCCACCCCGCGCAGCGCCCGCGCCCGGGTCACCATCGAGTGGCTGCGCGTCCGCGACGACGGCTCCAACCGCACCGCCCTCATCGACTCCAG GCTGGTGTCCATCCACGAGAGCGGCTGGAAAGCCTTCGACGTGACCGAGGCCGTGAACTTCTGGCAGCAGCTGAGCCGGCCGCGGCAGCCGCTGCTGCTGCAGGTGTCGGTGCAGCGGGAGCACCTGGGCCCCGGGGCCTCGGGCGCGCACAGGCTGGTGCGCTTCGGGGCGCAGGGGGCGCGGGGCGAGCCTCAGCTGGAGCTGCACACGCTGGACCTCAAGGACTATGG AGCTCAAGGCAACTGTGACCCTGAGGCACCTGTGACAGAGGGCACCCGCTGCTGCCGGCAGGAGACCTACCTGGACCTGCAGGGGATGACCTGGGCTGAGAACTGGGTGCTGGAGCCCCCAGGGTTCCTGACCTATGAGTGCGTGGGCAGCTGCCTACAGCCGCCTGAGGCCCTGACCTTCAAGTGGCCGTTTCTGGGGCCCCGACAGTGCATTGCCTCAGAGACAGCCTCGCTGCCCATGATCGTCAGGatgaaggagggaggcaggaccAGGGCCCAGGTGGTCAGCCTCCCCAACATGAGGGTGCAGAAGTGCAGCTGTGCCTCGGATGGGGCACTGGTCCCAAGGGGGCTGGAGCCCTGGGCCTGA
- the Pycr2 gene encoding pyrroline-5-carboxylate reductase 2, translating to MSVGFIGAGQLACALARGFTAAGILSAHKIIASSPEMDLPTVSSLRKLGVNLTRSNKETVRHSDVLFLAVKPHIIPFILDEIGADVQARHIVVSCAAGVTISSVEKKLMAFQPAPKVIRCMTNTPVVVREGATVYATGTHALVEDGQLLEQLMSSVGFCTEVEEDLIDAITGLSGSGPAYAFMALDALADGGVKMGVPRRLAVRLGAQALLGAAKMLLDSEDHPGQLKDNVCSPGGATIHALHFLESGGFRSLLINAVEASCIRTRELQSMADQEKVSPAALKKTLLDRVKLESPTVSTLAPSSPGMLLTRSPAPGSKKD from the exons ATGAGCGTGGGTTTCATCGGCGCGGGCCAGCTGGCGTGCGCGCTGGCGCGGGGCTTCACGGCTGCAG GCATCCTGTCAGCTCACAAGATAATAGCCAGCTCCCCGGAAATGGACCTGCCCACGGTGTCCTCCCTCAGG AAGTTGGGTGTGAACCTGACCCGCAGCAACAAGGAGACGGTGCGCCACAGCGACGTGCTCTTCCTGGCCGTGAAGCCACACATCATCCCCTTCATCCTGGACGAGATCGGGGCCGACGTGCAGGCCAGGCATATCGTGGTCTCCTGTGCAGCTGGCGTCACCATCAGCTCTGTGGAGAAG AAGCTGATGGCCTTCCAACCAGCCCCCAAAGTGATCCGCTGCATGACCAACACCCCTGTGGTGGTGCGGGAGGGTGCCACTGTGTATGCCACGGGCACCCACGCCCTGGTGGAGGATGGGCAGCTCCTGGAGCAGCTCATGAGCAGTGTGGGCTTCTGCACTGAGGTGGAAGAGGACCTCATCGATGCCATCACAGGGCTCAGTGGCAGTGGGCCTGCCTAT GCGTTCATGGCCCTGGACGCGCTGGCTGATGGTGGGGTGAAGATGGGTGTTCCACGGCGCCTGGCGGTCCGACTGGGAGCCCAGGCCTTGCTG GGAGCTGCCAAGATGCTTTTGGACTCGGAGGACCATCCAGGCCAGCTCAAGGACAATGTCTGCTCCCCTGGAGGGGCCACCATCCATGCCCTGCACTTCTTAGAAAGTGGGGGCTTCCGTTCTCTGCTCATCAATGCAGTCGAGGCCTCCTGTATCCGAACACG AGAGCTGCAGTCCATGGCGGACCAAGAAAAGGTCTCCCCGGCTGCCCTTAAGAAGACTCTCCTTGACAGAGTGAAGTTGGAGTCGCCCACCGTGTCCACACTGGCCCCATCCAGCCCAGGGATGCTCCTCACGAGAAGCCCGGCCCCGGGAAGCAAGAAGGACTGA